The Pseudomonadota bacterium genome includes a region encoding these proteins:
- a CDS encoding glutamate--cysteine ligase, producing the protein MPTLDPVARPACLRAFAGYGIELEYMIVNHADLSALPMADRLLAMQAGEVVNEVDKGALAWSNELVLHVIELKTNGPATALHGLPGLFSAAVRDINIQLSPMGGMLLPGAMHPLFEPDTETRLWPHGQNEIYEAYDRIFACRGHGWSNLQSMHINLPFFDDEEFQRLHAAVRLVLPLIPAIAAASPLIESAWSGWMDTRLRFYRDNQRRIPQIAGAVVPEAVASIADYHTRILEPMYRAIRPHDPAGILTDDWLNSRGAIARFERQTIEIRVIDIQECPAADLAIAEAVTALVRRCYESEAWLHTGQALSTRVLADQLFAAARAGGRVRYDHRPWLELFNCPRVVDGRTLWRELLAGLSLSPSASATLSTLLERGTLAEALHVRLGQTPSRAAIAEVYRELGECLDQNRLFLP; encoded by the coding sequence ATGCCGACTCTGGATCCGGTGGCCAGACCCGCGTGTCTGCGTGCCTTTGCCGGGTACGGCATCGAGCTCGAGTACATGATCGTCAATCACGCGGATCTGTCGGCGCTGCCGATGGCCGATCGTCTCTTGGCGATGCAGGCCGGCGAGGTGGTCAACGAGGTCGACAAGGGTGCGCTGGCCTGGTCCAACGAGCTGGTTCTGCACGTTATCGAACTCAAGACCAACGGTCCGGCCACTGCCCTGCATGGGCTGCCGGGTCTGTTTTCCGCTGCGGTTCGGGATATCAATATCCAGCTTTCGCCGATGGGTGGCATGCTGCTGCCGGGCGCCATGCATCCTCTGTTCGAGCCCGACACCGAGACCCGGCTCTGGCCTCACGGTCAGAACGAGATCTACGAAGCCTATGACCGGATCTTTGCCTGCCGCGGCCACGGTTGGTCAAACCTGCAGTCGATGCATATCAATCTGCCCTTTTTCGACGACGAGGAGTTTCAGCGGCTGCACGCGGCTGTCCGACTGGTCTTGCCGCTCATTCCAGCGATTGCGGCGGCCTCGCCCTTGATCGAGTCGGCGTGGTCGGGCTGGATGGATACCAGACTGCGTTTCTACCGCGATAATCAACGGCGGATTCCCCAGATTGCCGGCGCAGTGGTCCCGGAGGCCGTTGCTTCGATCGCCGACTACCATACCCGAATCCTCGAACCTATGTATCGCGCGATCCGGCCACATGACCCGGCCGGTATTCTGACCGACGACTGGCTCAATTCGCGCGGTGCGATTGCACGCTTCGAGCGCCAGACGATCGAAATCCGGGTGATCGATATCCAGGAGTGTCCGGCCGCCGACCTCGCCATCGCCGAGGCGGTCACCGCGTTGGTCCGCCGCTGCTACGAGTCCGAAGCGTGGCTGCACACTGGCCAGGCTCTGTCGACCCGGGTGCTTGCCGACCAGCTGTTCGCTGCAGCCCGAGCCGGTGGCCGAGTCCGATACGACCACCGGCCCTGGCTCGAATTGTTCAATTGCCCCAGGGTGGTCGACGGTCGGACGCTCTGGCGAGAACTGCTTGCCGGCCTGAGCCTGTCACCATCGGCCAGCGCCACGCTGTCGACCCTACTCGAGCGCGGCACGCTGGCCGAGGCGCTTCATGTCCGGCTCGGCCAGACGCCGTCGCGTGCCGCCATTGCCGAGGTCTATCGGGAGCTGGGCGAATGCCTGGATCAAAACCGCCTGTTTCTGCCCTGA
- a CDS encoding N-formylglutamate amidohydrolase has translation MPGSKPPVSALITCEHASARVPAYWQRLFCGQTEVLASHRAWDPGSLDLAEALARHLDAPLLAGQVTRLLIDLNRSSGHPRRFSEWTRGLPESDRVRIERSWWLPHWQVFGQFIRSHPGQVVHIGCHSFTPVLAGRRRRFDIGLLYDSRRWAERRLCRDLAGRLSARLTGIRVRMNQPYRGTANGIGQQHRRLYGPDRLLSVEVEINQRLVRRGDWGVVLAAISTELAELIRAWSPRVHEAADEPVSVISRASA, from the coding sequence ATGCCTGGATCAAAACCGCCTGTTTCTGCCCTGATCACTTGCGAACATGCCAGCGCGCGGGTGCCGGCCTACTGGCAGCGCCTTTTCTGCGGTCAGACAGAGGTGCTCGCGTCCCATCGTGCCTGGGACCCCGGCTCGCTGGACCTGGCCGAGGCGCTGGCCCGACATCTGGATGCGCCGCTGCTGGCCGGTCAGGTCACGCGTCTCCTGATCGACCTGAACCGATCCTCCGGGCATCCCCGCCGCTTCTCGGAATGGACCCGAGGCCTGCCAGAGAGTGATCGGGTGCGCATCGAGCGGTCCTGGTGGTTGCCACACTGGCAGGTGTTTGGACAGTTCATCCGGAGCCATCCCGGTCAGGTTGTCCATATCGGCTGTCACAGCTTCACGCCCGTGCTCGCCGGACGACGACGTCGCTTCGATATCGGTCTGCTCTATGATTCTCGTCGCTGGGCCGAACGGCGGCTTTGTCGTGATCTGGCCGGTCGTCTGTCGGCGCGATTGACCGGCATCCGGGTCCGCATGAACCAGCCCTATCGCGGCACCGCCAACGGCATCGGCCAGCAGCACCGTCGTCTCTACGGGCCGGACAGGCTGCTGAGCGTGGAAGTCGAGATCAATCAGCGGCTGGTCCGTCGTGGTGACTGGGGGGTCGTCCTGGCCGCGATCAGCACAGAACTGGCCGAACTGATCCGCGCTTGGTCACCGCGCGTGCACGAGGCTGCTGATGAGCCGGTCTCCGTCATCAGTCGCGCCAGCGCTTGA
- a CDS encoding carbon-nitrogen hydrolase — translation MSAEPLLVALVQHAMGPDPEDNRITTAEGIAQAADLGAALVVLPELHASEYFCKVQDPGLFDLAEPLDGPTARMLSHCASRHQLVVVGSIFEQRAPGLAHNTAVVFERDGQRAGLYRKMHIPDDPGYNEKFYFAPGDTGFTPIDTSVGRLGVLVCWDQWYPEAARLMALAGADILVYPTAIGLAPEDDDDEQHRQLEAWRTIQRAHAIANGLPVAACNRVGFEPDRSGGNREAEFWGHSLIAGPQGEILAEAGSEAEIVLASVDFNRSQTIRRIWPFLRDRRIDAYGDLLKRWRD, via the coding sequence GTGAGTGCCGAACCACTGCTGGTTGCGCTGGTTCAACACGCAATGGGTCCCGATCCCGAAGACAACCGGATCACCACGGCCGAAGGCATCGCGCAGGCCGCCGACCTGGGCGCAGCACTGGTCGTGCTGCCGGAACTGCATGCCAGCGAATATTTCTGCAAGGTCCAGGATCCCGGGCTGTTCGATCTGGCCGAGCCACTCGACGGCCCCACCGCACGCATGCTTTCACACTGCGCCAGCCGCCACCAGCTGGTCGTAGTCGGCTCCATATTCGAGCAGCGTGCCCCCGGCCTGGCGCACAACACCGCCGTGGTCTTCGAGCGTGACGGCCAGCGCGCCGGTCTGTACCGCAAGATGCACATCCCGGACGATCCCGGCTACAACGAAAAGTTCTACTTCGCACCGGGCGATACGGGCTTCACGCCGATCGACACCTCAGTCGGCCGGCTCGGCGTGCTGGTGTGCTGGGATCAGTGGTACCCGGAAGCGGCCCGACTGATGGCGCTGGCCGGCGCCGACATCCTGGTCTACCCGACCGCCATCGGCCTGGCGCCGGAGGACGACGACGACGAGCAGCACCGGCAGCTCGAGGCCTGGCGCACGATCCAGCGTGCCCACGCCATCGCCAACGGGCTCCCCGTTGCAGCCTGCAACCGGGTCGGTTTCGAGCCCGACCGTTCAGGCGGGAACCGCGAAGCCGAGTTCTGGGGCCACAGCCTGATCGCCGGCCCGCAGGGAGAAATTCTGGCCGAGGCCGGCAGCGAGGCCGAGATCGTGCTGGCATCGGTGGACTTCAACCGCAGCCAGACGATACGCCGAATCTGGCCCTTCCTGCGCGACCGCCGTATCGACGCCTACGGCGATTTGCTCAAGCGCTGGCGCGACTGA
- a CDS encoding agmatine deiminase family protein encodes MAHTDCRLPAEWERQSATLLAWPPAESDWSDQLASIRDEYRELIAAIVKYQPVVLLVAPSDVNDSDLPRTGSGLHTIKMPFNDTWCRDFGPITLVGSGQRLALDFHFNGWGGKHPAALDNRVNTHLSRHSLFARFRFRQYLFELEGGAIDTDGRGRLLVNRHCLRARHPHLSDGEIDHELHSLLNIDEIVAVDVDPAPGDDTDGHIDTLARFVSEDTLVFQLQRDPAQTRRLLGQLEAQRRGDGKPYRLVALPCPDDLDVERPASYTNFLFVNGACLVPAYGSRQDAAARAVLEPLLPNHEVIGVPAATMITQSGGPHCATMHIPGALG; translated from the coding sequence ATGGCGCATACCGATTGCCGGCTGCCGGCCGAATGGGAACGACAAAGCGCAACCCTGCTGGCCTGGCCGCCGGCAGAATCGGACTGGTCGGACCAGCTCGCGTCGATCCGGGATGAATATCGTGAGCTGATCGCCGCGATCGTCAAATACCAGCCGGTCGTATTGCTGGTCGCCCCGTCGGATGTCAACGACAGCGATCTGCCCAGGACCGGCAGCGGACTTCATACGATCAAAATGCCGTTCAACGACACCTGGTGTCGGGACTTTGGCCCGATCACGCTGGTCGGATCCGGACAACGTCTGGCACTCGATTTCCACTTCAACGGCTGGGGCGGCAAGCATCCAGCCGCGCTTGACAATCGAGTCAATACGCACCTGTCCAGGCATTCACTGTTCGCCCGCTTCCGGTTTCGGCAGTACCTGTTCGAGCTCGAAGGCGGCGCCATCGATACCGACGGACGGGGACGACTGCTGGTCAATCGACACTGCCTGCGCGCCCGACACCCCCACCTGAGCGACGGCGAAATCGATCACGAACTGCACAGCCTGCTCAACATCGACGAGATCGTTGCCGTTGACGTCGATCCCGCACCGGGCGATGATACCGACGGTCACATCGATACCCTCGCACGCTTCGTCAGCGAAGACACGCTGGTCTTCCAGCTGCAGCGCGACCCGGCGCAAACGCGCCGGTTACTGGGACAGCTCGAAGCCCAGCGCCGTGGCGACGGCAAACCCTACCGACTCGTCGCGCTGCCCTGCCCCGATGATCTCGACGTGGAGCGACCGGCCAGCTACACCAATTTTTTGTTCGTCAACGGTGCGTGCCTGGTGCCTGCCTATGGCAGCCGCCAGGACGCAGCCGCCCGGGCCGTGCTCGAGCCACTGCTGCCAAACCACGAGGTCATCGGCGTGCCGGCAGCCACCATGATCACCCAATCGGGTGGGCCACACTGCGCCACCATGCATATTCCGGGAGCACTTGGGTGA
- a CDS encoding SDR family oxidoreductase, producing the protein MKSTLITGANRGIGLELARQLQQRGYLVVAACRHSSPELNALDEVQVETGVDVTDGDSLADLADRLRGRRIDLLVNNAGLLAPSSLASIETGLDEWRAQYEVNTLGPLRVVSALRNHLNNQGRIVIITSRMGSISDNTSGGHYAYRMSKAAVNMAAACLAHEFRPRGIAVGLLHPGFVRTEMTGRQGDVEASQAAAGLVERIEELSMELTGSFRHANGEALPW; encoded by the coding sequence ATGAAAAGTACGCTCATCACCGGGGCAAACCGGGGCATTGGCCTGGAGCTGGCGCGTCAGCTCCAGCAGCGGGGTTATCTGGTCGTGGCTGCGTGTCGCCATTCCTCACCCGAGCTCAACGCGCTGGACGAGGTCCAGGTCGAGACCGGTGTCGATGTGACCGATGGCGACAGCCTGGCGGATCTGGCTGATCGGCTGCGCGGCCGACGGATCGACCTGCTGGTCAACAATGCGGGTTTGCTGGCGCCATCCAGCCTGGCATCGATCGAGACCGGACTCGACGAATGGAGAGCACAGTACGAGGTCAATACGCTCGGGCCGCTGCGAGTGGTCAGCGCCCTGCGCAACCATCTAAACAACCAGGGCCGGATCGTCATCATCACCTCGAGAATGGGGTCGATCAGCGACAACACCTCCGGTGGCCACTACGCCTACCGCATGTCGAAGGCGGCGGTCAACATGGCGGCCGCCTGCCTCGCGCACGAGTTCAGGCCACGCGGGATCGCGGTCGGACTGCTGCATCCGGGATTCGTCCGTACCGAGATGACCGGCCGTCAGGGTGACGTGGAGGCTTCGCAGGCGGCCGCCGGTCTGGTCGAACGCATCGAGGAACTGAGTATGGAGCTGACCGGCAGTTTCCGGCACGCCAACGGAGAGGCGCTTCCCTGGTAG
- the rsgA gene encoding ribosome small subunit-dependent GTPase A — MSSEPLLMVQAHANHGVAADDHALRPVHFPRRLQRPLPGDRVRIDPSGTLLEVIERRNVFGRGDGRGRFRPIAANLDRAAIVIAAKPPPSRDLLHRYLTTCLICGIEPLIVLNKSDLPCPEQPPFDELEALARLGYTTLETRCLPETRVDALASRIATGVTLIAGQSGVGKSSLLNALIPDLGAQVGNLSRVTGKGTHTTTTATAHRYGQAGWLIDIPGVWEYGLWTMEPTTLTRGFPEFADHAAKCRFRDCRHDSEPGCAVVAAVDSGTLPAFRHRAWRRLLAEQERLGR; from the coding sequence ATGAGCAGCGAACCCCTGCTCATGGTACAGGCACATGCCAATCACGGCGTTGCCGCCGACGACCATGCGCTGCGGCCAGTTCACTTTCCGCGCCGCCTCCAGCGCCCCCTGCCAGGCGATCGGGTGCGCATCGATCCGTCCGGAACACTGCTCGAAGTCATCGAGCGACGCAACGTCTTCGGTCGCGGCGACGGACGCGGACGGTTCCGGCCGATTGCCGCCAATCTGGACCGCGCGGCCATTGTCATCGCGGCCAAACCGCCCCCCAGTCGCGACCTGCTGCACCGCTACCTCACAACCTGCCTGATCTGCGGCATCGAGCCGCTGATCGTGCTCAACAAGTCCGACCTGCCCTGCCCGGAACAGCCCCCGTTTGACGAACTCGAAGCGCTCGCCCGCCTTGGCTACACCACCCTGGAAACCCGCTGTCTTCCCGAAACCAGGGTCGATGCGCTGGCCTCACGCATCGCGACCGGTGTGACCCTCATCGCCGGCCAGTCCGGTGTCGGCAAGTCGTCCCTGCTCAACGCGCTCATACCCGACCTGGGCGCACAGGTCGGGAACTTGTCCCGTGTCACCGGCAAGGGTACGCATACGACCACCACGGCCACCGCCCATCGCTACGGCCAGGCCGGCTGGCTGATTGACATCCCGGGCGTGTGGGAATACGGCCTGTGGACAATGGAACCAACAACGCTGACGCGCGGCTTTCCGGAGTTTGCAGATCATGCGGCCAAATGCCGCTTCCGGGACTGCAGACACGACAGCGAACCCGGTTGCGCCGTGGTTGCGGCAGTTGATTCCGGCACCCTGCCTGCCTTCCGTCATCGTGCCTGGCGGCGACTACTGGCCGAGCAGGAGCGCCTGGGGCGGTAA
- the orn gene encoding oligoribonuclease encodes MNESYLIWIDLEMTGLDPASDTIIEIATLLTDGDLHEVAVGPQLAIATPRAVLGAMDEWNTRTHTGSGLVRRCLESGTSLAAAEHQTIAFLQQHVPARVSPMCGNSICQDRRFLARLMPELEAYFHYRNLDVSTVKELARRWAPKVAEGFSKDSSHQALEDIRDSLEELRYYRRFMGELGGS; translated from the coding sequence ATGAACGAGAGCTATCTGATCTGGATTGACCTGGAGATGACCGGCCTGGACCCGGCCTCTGATACGATCATCGAGATTGCCACTTTGTTGACCGATGGCGATTTGCACGAGGTGGCGGTCGGTCCCCAGCTGGCCATCGCGACGCCCAGGGCTGTGCTCGGGGCTATGGATGAGTGGAACACCCGCACGCACACCGGATCGGGGCTGGTCAGGCGCTGTCTGGAGTCGGGCACCAGCCTGGCTGCGGCAGAGCATCAGACCATTGCTTTTCTGCAGCAGCATGTACCGGCCCGCGTGTCGCCGATGTGCGGCAACTCGATCTGCCAGGACCGTCGCTTCCTGGCTCGCCTGATGCCAGAACTGGAGGCGTATTTTCACTACCGCAATCTCGATGTCAGCACCGTCAAGGAACTGGCCCGTCGCTGGGCGCCGAAGGTGGCGGAAGGCTTCAGCAAGGACTCCAGCCACCAGGCACTGGAGGATATCAGGGATTCGCTCGAGGAGCTTCGGTACTATCGTCGCTTCATGGGGGAGCTGGGCGGGTCGTAG